The genomic region TTATGTTGATTACGACAACAACATTATTTTTAGTGTTATTTATTTTTGTAATTACTTTAAATTTAATTAATATTATAAATATTAATCGTCAGTCAGATTCTTTATTGAGTTTGATTCAAGAATATGATGGGAATTTACCCAGAGAATTTAAGGATGTTAAGCCTAAAAATATATATGATTTTTATGGGTTTATTAATAAAAATGATTACAATAAAAGAGTGCCAATTCATAACATATATTTTTCTGTAAAAATTTTTTATGATGGAAGTATTCTTGTAAATATTAGAAATAATGATTCAATAGATATTCTAGATGCTAAAAGTTTGGCTGAGAATGTTATAAATTCAAATAGATATAAAGGATATAAAGGATTTTATAAGTTTTTAGTTTCAGATATGTATGGATATAAACTTGTTTCTTTTGTAGATTCTAGCAATGATATATCTAAATCAGTTGATTTTGCCATCATATCTATGTTTGTGGTTATTTTATTTGTATGTATATTTGGTATTATCTTGAATTTTGTATCTAAATATGCAATTAAACCATTTATAGATAACATAGAAAAGCAAAAAGTGTTTATAACTAATGCAGGTCATGAAATTAAAACTCCTCTTGCAATAATTTTAGCTAATACTGAAGTTATAGAGATATTCAATGGGGAAAATGAGTGGACAAAAAGTACTATAAATCAAGTTAAACGTTTAGATGGGTTGGTTAAGAGGCTATTATCTTTATCTAAAATGGATGAAAATAATTTTAGAATTGATAGAAAAGAAGTTTATTTTGGGAAAATTGTTTCAGAAATAGTCAATGACTTTGAAGTCTATGCTAATACTAAAAACTTAAAAATTATAAGAAATATTGATGAGGATTTAATGTTTAATTGCAGTGAAGAATATATACGTGATTTAGTTTCCATTTTGATTGATAATGCGATTAAATACTGTGATGATTGTGGAAAGATTGAGGTGTTTTTAAATTATAAAGGGGGAAAAATAGAGTTTTGTGTTTCTAATACCTTTAATAATGGAATAAATGGAAATATGGATTATTTATTCGATAGGTTTTACAGAATGGATAATTCAAGATCGCGTGATACTGGAGGATATGGACTTGGATTGTCTATTGCTGATTCTATAGTTAGGCATCATAAAGGAAAGATAGATGCCTTTTATAAGGATGGTAAGATAAGTTTTAATATAGTATTCAATAAGATAAATTAATATCAATCTCTATTACAAATATAGTGATGGTACACATCCAGTTGATTGAGTGCATTATTTTAAGTTTTTTTTGGATATTTTATTATAAATCCTAGACTTATAGAGTTTGGGATTTATTTTTTTGCAAAATGGTTCTCATATTAATTTTTAGTGTTATATTCCTTTTGTTGTTTTTGATTATTTATATCTTTAAAGTTAATTTAAGGTTAATTATACATACTTCATTACATAGAGGAGTGAGCTTAATGAAAACTTTTATGAGATATGAAAAAAAGTATATGTTAAATGAGGAAAAGTATTCATGTTTAATGGATGTTTTTGAAAGTCAGATGGAAGACGATATTTTTTCAAGATCTAGTATATGTAATATATACTTTGATACACCGAATTTTGAGTTAATAAGAAATTCTTTAGATAAGCCAGTTTATAAGGAAAAGCTCAGAATGAGGAGTTACGGAGTTCCAGATGAAGATGGATATGTGTTTATTGAACTTAAGAAAAAGTATAATGGTATTGTCTATAAAAGACGTGAAAAAATGAATATATATGATGCGGAAAATTATCTTTATTTTAATAATTATCCTGAAAGTGATACTCAAGTAATTAGAGAGATAGATTGGGTATTAAATTATTATAAAAGTATAATGCCTAAGATGTATATTTCTTATGATAGAATTGCTATGCGAGGTATTTATGATGATGATTTAAGGATTACTTTTGATAAAAATATTTTATATAGAGATGATTGCCTTGATCTTAAAAGCGGAATATGGGGAGATAGGGTAATTAGAGAAGATGAATATTTGATGGAAATAAAGATTACTGGTGGAATGCCTCTTTGGCTCTGTAGAATTTTAAATGATTTAGGTATTTATCCTATTTCTTTTTCTAAGTATGGTGTTGCTTATCAAATTAAAGAAGGGTATAGAAACAGTATTGGGAGTGTTTCTCCATATATTGGTGGATTTGCTTGTTAAAAAATTTAATTTAAGGAGAGTGTTGATGGAATGTTTGATTGGTTTTTTAATTCTATTTTGATTGGGAACGCATCGAGTAGTGTTTCAGGTAAAAATATTTTAATTTGTATGGCTGTGTCACTTGTTCTTGGATTTTGTATTGCTTATATATATATGTTTAAAAACGTTTATTCTAAAGGGTTTATAGTAACGTTAACACTCATGCCTGCTATTGTACAATTGGTTATTATGCTTGTTAATGGTAATTTAGGGGCTGGAGTTGCTGTTACTGGAGCATTTTCACTCGTTAGATTTAGATCAGCACCTGGGAGTGCTAAAGAAATAATTAGTATATTTCTAGCTATGGCAGTTGGTCTTGCAACTGGTATGGGATATATTGGAGTTGCTGTTTTATTTGTCATTGTAATGGGGATTTTAAATATTATATTGAATGCGACAAAATTCGGTGAAGGTCCACCACGCCAAAAGACACTTAAGATAACTATTCCTGAATCGCTTGATTATACAAATATTTTTGATGATATATTTACTAAATATTTAAAGAACTGGGAGATTTATCAAGTTAGAAGTATTAATATGGGGAGTTTATTTAAGATAGAGTATAAAGTAGTTATAAAAAATTCTATAAATGAGAAACAGATGATTGATGATATCAGATGTAGGAATGGAAATTTAGAGATTATGATTGGTAAGAATTTACCTTCTAGGGAGGAGTTATAATATTATGAGAAAATCTAATAAATTAATGCAAGCAGTTATGGCCGGTATTTTATTATTTACATTTAGTGGATGTGCGACTAATAGTGTTAGTTCAGCCACTAATTCATCTCAAAATGTATCAAGTGAAAATACTAATGGTTCTTCAACAAATTCGACGCCAACAAATCCAAGTACAGCTTCAGGTGTAACAACACTTACTCAATCTGTGATAAGTAAGGAACTTAAGTCTAAAGATTATGAAATTGATTATGATGAGAATTCTTCTACTAAAATTAATTTATTAAATGATCAGATAAATTTTAGTGGTGATGGAGTTTTGGTTAAAGATAAAACTGTTACTATTAATAAAGCTGGTACTTATATTATAGATGGAAATTTGGAGAATGGTCAGATAATTGTTGATGTTGATAAAACAGAGGATGTTAGAATTGTTTTAAATGGTGTTAATATCCATAATGAATCTAGTACAGCTATTTATGTTAAGAGTGCAGATAAGCTTGTTATGACTTTGAAAGAGGGAACTATAAATACATTGAGTGGTGGAGATAATTACATAAATATAGATGATAATAATATTGATGGGGTTATATTCAGTAAAGATGATTTAACTATAAATGGTAATGGTCAACTTAATCTGACTTCTAATTATAAGCATGCTATAGTATCTAAAAATGATTTAAATATTGTTTCTGGTATATTTAACATAGTATCTGCAGATCAAGGTCTTTCTGGTAAAGATTCTGTGAGAATCTACGGAGGAGTGTTTAATATAAAATCAAATGGTCAAGGAATTAGGAGTAAAAATGAGGAAGAGCTAGAGAAGGGGAATATTTATATTGCTGGAGGTAATTTTGAAATTGAAAGTGTGCAGGATGCTATGAATGCAACAGGAAGTGTTGTTATAGATGATGGTGTTTTCAATATTAAAACAGATGATGATGGAATACATGCAGACGTTGAAGCTGTAATTAATTCAGGAGACATAAATATTTTGGAATCTTATGAAGGTATTGAAGGATATAGGGTAATTATAAATGGAGGGAATATTAATATTTCATCAAGTGATGATGGTATTAATGCATCTAATCCTAATGTAACGAGTAATGAACCAGCAGGTGGGCGTAATTTGCCACAAGGAAATAATAGTACTGATGTAACCAATACTTTAAATAATAATCCTGCACCCCCAAATGATGGAATGATGAGAAATGGAGGAGGGAGAGGACCAATGATGGCTGATGAGAATGTTTATATAACAATTAATGATGGTAATATAGTTATAGATGCTCAAGGAGATGGTATTGATTCAAATGGTAATATAACAATTAATAATGGTAATATTTTGGTATCATCTAAATCAGATAATGGAGAGAATGCACTTGATTATGATGGCAATATTACGATAAATGGTGGAATTTTGATTGGTGTTGGGGGGTCTCCTATGCATCAAAATTTAAATGAGAATTCCAGTCAACCAAGTATATCTTATAATGTATCGAATGGTAATGGGAATGATGTGGAACTTAAGGATTCGAATTCCAATGTTATAGTTTCTTGGAAGGCTCCAAAAACATATAATTCTATATTTATAACTCATCCAAGTTTAAAATTAAATGAAAAATATACTTTGGTATCAGGTACAGAGAGTATAGACATTACGATTGATAATCTTCTTACAACAAATATAACACGAGGAAGTGGCGGACGAGGACAAAGACCACCGCGTTCAGAAGAATTTCAACCATCAATGGAACCGACTAATGTACAATAAAAGAGAGTAAGAATTTTTCTTACTCTCTTTTATTTTTTATGGGTAAAAGCTTTTAATAATTCGCTTATTATAAATGGTATTAAAGATAAGATTATTGATATAATCCAATCATTTGTGCTTAGATTTTGAGTGTTGAAGAATGAATTAAATGATGGGATTTTTATTAAAATTATCTGTATAATTACCCCAAGTAATATTGAGTAAATGAGTTTCATATTTGAAAATAATCCTATCTTAAATAAATATTCTTTTTCAGAGCGTATGCTTAAAGATAGAAATAATTGAGAAAATGATAAAACTATGAATGCCATACTTTGGGCATATATGAGATTTACTTTTTTATATCTAGTTAAGAAGGATGTTATACTTACAATTCCAATTATGAATCCATTTAAGATTAGTTTAATTATATTTGATTTTGAAATCAAATTTTTGTTACCTTTTCTGGGTTTATTATTCATTATATTTTTGTCGTAAGTATCAACGCCAAGGCTAAGAGCAGGTAGAGAATCTGTTATTAGATTTATCCATAATAAATGTATAGGACTTAATGGTACTGGAAATTTAAATAAAATTGATATAAAAATTGTTAATATTTCTCCAAGATTACATGTTAATAGAAATATTATAGATTTTTTTATGTTGTTAAATATGTTTCTTCCTTCTTCAACTGCTGTAATTATAGTTTTAAAATTATCATCTGTAAGTATAATATCCGATGCGTTTTTACAAACATCCGTTCCAGTTATACCCATAGCGATACCAACATCGGCCATTTTAAGTGAAGGTGCATCATTTACTCCATCTCCAGTCATAGATACTATATTTCCAACTGATTTTAGAGCCCTAACGATCTTAACTTTATGTTCTGGAGAAACCCGCGCAAATATAGTTACGTTTTTAATTTTATTATTTAATTCATCATCTGTTAGTTTATCTATTTCAGATCCAAGCATAGTCTCACTAATATCATTGGCTATATTAAGTTCTTTGCCAATGGCAAAAGCTGTATTTTTATGATCACCGGTAATCATAATTGTTTTTATTCCTGATCTTTTTGCAATTTCTATGGATTGTTTGACCTCTTTTCTAGGAGGATCGATCATTCCAACCATTCCAAGGAATATTAGGTTATTTTCATAATTATCTTTAGTTAAATTTATAATTTCTTTGTATGCAAATGCAAGGGTTCTTAATGCACTATTTGCCATTTCTTCGGCTGTATTTAGTATGTTGTTTCTTATATCATCAGTTAATTCTACGATTTCACCTTTTATGGAAATTTTATCACATAGATTAAGAAGATTATCGAGTGCCCCTTTTGTAAATGAGTAGAAAATATCATGAATATTGTTTACTGTAGTCATTAATTTTCTATCGGAGTCAAATGGTATCTCTCGTATTCTTTTGAAGGTATCATTTTCTATATTTTTGCCAGCGAATTTAAGAAGTGCAATTTCTGTAGGATCACCTACCTCTTCATCGTTAGAGTAACTTGCATCATTACATAGAGTCATACTTCTTATAAATAATTTTTTGGTGTTATCATCATTTTTAAACTCTCGAGCGTCAAACTTTGAATTATTTATGAAATATTCTATAACTGTCATTTTATTTACGGTAAGTGTTCCAGTTTTATCTGAACAAATAATATTGACAGATCCTAAGGTTTCAACAGATGAGAGCTTTCTTATGATTGCATTTTTTTTGATCATCTTTTGTACTCCAAGAGCTAAAACTATAGCAACAATAGTAGAAAGACCTTCGGGTATGGCAGCTACAGCTAAAGATATTGCGATGAAGAATATATCAAATAATTTATTACCTTGTATAAGCCCAACAATCATAATGATAATACATATTATAATTGTAAGAATTCCAATATTTTTCCCAAGGATATTTAATTTTTTTTGGAGGGGTGTAAGTTCATTTTTTGAGTTATTTAGAAAAGAGGCTATTTTACCTATCTCTGTGTTCATTCCTGTTGAAACTACAATTCCTTCTCCCCGTCCATATGTAACTATAGTTGACATATATCCTATATTTTTTCTATCTGCTATTGGGATAGATTCATTATTTGAGATTATATTAGTGTTTTTTTCTGTTGGAAGAGATTCGCCAGTTAGGGCAGATTCATCAACTTTAAGATTCACACATTCAAAGAATCTAATATCAGCAGGTATTATTCTGCCAGCATCAAGTATAATAATGTCTCCAACCACTAAATCTTTTGAACTTATTTCAATAATTTTATTATCACGTTTAACAATAGCTTTTGGAGATGATAGATTTTTTAATGCTTCAAGGGACTTTTCAGCTTTATTTTCTTGGATGATTCCTATAGTTGCGTTTAAGATAATAACAATGAATATTATTATACTTTCTTCAGGCTCTCCGAGGAAAAATGATATTATACCAGTTAGTATTAAAATGTAGACTAAAATGTTATTTATTTGATCAAATATAAGTTTGATTAGGCTCCTCTTTGACCCTTCAGTTAATTCGTTTTTACCATTTTCATTTAAAAGTTTAGAGGCACAGGAGTTAGATAGGCCTGTTTTTATATTTGTATTTAGGGTTTTTGATATATCTTCAATTGATTTTGAGTGCCACATTATTTTAACCTCCGTTTGGTATTTAGAATATTATTATTTTATTTTGTACAAAAATTATTAGTTTATAAAAAATAATTTAAATATAAATTAAAAAAAGGATAATCATAATAAACGAGTTTAATTATTGTGAGGTAATAGTTTTATGAGGATATCTGGATTAAAATCTAAAGATAATAAAAATAATATAGTGAGCAATATTAAGGTAAATAGAAATAAGGTTGATAATTTAAACAGTGAAATAGATAATAAGTTTTCAGATAAGTCTAAAAAAGAGTTAAAGGAACTTTTAGACTCTATAAAAAAGAAGGGGAATAAGGTGGTTGCAACTAAGGAATACAATGATGTTATCGAATACAAAAGATTGGTTAAGCAGTATTTAAATAAAGTACTTGATGATATATATTCTTTAAATAAGTTTTCAGATGCATTTAATTCGAGATATTATTTAACAGTTGATATCATAGATCAAAAACTTAAGGATCTAACTAATCAAGTTATAGGTGAAGAGAAGGATAATTTATATATAGTTACAACTATTGATGAAATTCAAGGACTTATATTGGATGTTTATAAATAATCTCTAAATTAATTTGTATAAGGAAAAGTTTTTTGATAAAATTTCGACATCAAACATTTCGGAGAGAGTTAGCGGTAGTAAGGATATAGATGGTATTTATAGCATTGTAGATGATTATGTTGACCTGGGGAAAACTATAATTGATAAATCTAAAGGATTACTAGAAGATAAGAAAAAAGCTTTTGATATTATTAATGGTTTGGATGATAATATGCATAGAATAGTCTTAATTGAGCGTTATTTCAATTCTGAGCCTTGGAAATCTATAGATATACATATTAGTTCGAAGTGAAAAAAGAACCCGTTAGATCCACGATAAAGCGATTAAATTGTGTGAGATAGGACTTAAGAAAAAAGTTTAATGCATTGAATGTAAATGAAATATTTATTATGTCATATATGCTATTATATAAAGTGTAAAGAGATTGAAATTAAAGAAGTTAAAGATATGCCCGAGATATGTAGGTTTAGAGGAATTATAATATCTATAAATTGGAATGATCATAATCCACCACATTTTCGTGCTACGTACAGTGATTATGAAGTTAGTGTTGATATTCTAAACTTAGAAGTTAGAGATGGAAAATTTCCAAATTTACAACTAAAAATGCTTTTGGGTTGGGCGGCATTTCATCAGATAGAATTACTCGAAAACTGGGAATTAGCTAGAGAAAATAAAACATTATTTAAAATAGAGCCTTTGAGATAGAGGCTATATATATAGAGAGGAGGTTTTATTTTGAGTAAAGATGTGCACTATTATATGTCTAAAGGTATGGAAAGAAAAGTGGCTGAATATTTTGCTTCAGGAATTAAAAAGATAATTTCTGTGAATCCGAATAAGGATTATACTTTGACTCTTAGTTATGATGATGGATCGATTAGATTATATGATTGCAAGCCTTTTTTATTGAAGGACACTGTTTTTGAACCTTTTATGGAGTGGGATAATTTCAGAAGGGTTTATTTTTCATCGAATGGGCGTAAATTTTGTTGGGATGTAGACCCTGAAGTTGATAGTAATGAAGTATAGGATAATGTGGTTGATCTTTGTGCTGATGCGGTATATATAGATAGTATACCTTATGAAGGTGGGAGTAATGGATGAACTTATTGATTGCTTGATTGCACATAGAAAGGCAAGGAGGTGGAGTCAGAGAGACCTTGCGGATGTTTTGTCGATGCCGCTGTCAGTTATAGCTCGGTTTGAAACTAAGAAGGTTGTTCCTGACTCAATATGATTTTAAAAGTTGCTGAAGCTTTGGACTGTGAGCTCGAGATAAAACCTAAGGAATAAGTTTGATATAAAGGTGGGAGTCTTGTCATATTGAGGGCAGGTTTAATTCAAAGGCATAAGGAATTTAGTACAATTTTACAATATTTTTAATCCGTTGACTTTATTAATATTATAAATTATATAGATTAAAAAGGTATGAAAAATAAAAAAAGTTTATGAAGTGGTATTGCTATTAAGCAAGTACCACTTTTTGTATTTAAGTGAATAAAGAAGGAATGTGATTTTAGTAAAGATATTAAAAAAGTTCCGTAAATTTCCCATCATTTCCATCTTGCGTTGTGAGATAATTAGAATGTGAAAATTTGTGATAACGAGGAGGTGAGGTATGACTAAGAAGCAAGAAAGATTTATAATTGAATATCTAATTGATTTGAATGCAACTCAAGCGGCAATTAGATCAGGATATAGTAAAAAGACTGCGTACTCGATTGGGAGTGAGCTGCTGAGCAAACCTGAGATAAAATCACGCATTGCGGGGTATATGCAAGAAATGAAGAGTGCTAGAGTAGCAGAACTTGAAGAAGTACTTGAGTATCTCACGTCTGTTATGCGAGGAGAATCTAGAGCTTGTGTAGTTGCTGTTGAGGGTACTGGTGATGGATGCTCATCTGCCAATATAATTAGTAAACCTCCAGATGAGAGAGAAAGATTGAAAGCTGCTGAGTTACTTGGTAGGAGATATGGGATGTTTAATGATAAACTTAAGGTTGATAGTGTTATACCTGTTGTTATAAAGGAGGACTTATGAGGACTTTTGCAAGTGGAGCTATAAGAGATGACAATGATTGTAAGGGTAGATGCGATTTGCTACCCCTTGATATTGTGATTAATGTAAAAGAGGATAAGCCTTTAAATTTAATACATAATTTTAAAGTATCGGGAGAAGTAGAGCATCTTATTGATTTATTAAAATTAGAGATGAATGAAGATATATATAATGTTTTGTTGGATGTTAGTCATAGGTTTGGCTTAGGTGCAATTAAATATGGAGACCATAATTGGCAAAAAGGTATACCAGCTAATGTGTATATTGATAGTGGTACTAGGCATTATCTTAAGTACATGAGGGGTGATGATGATGAAGATCATCGTGCTGCGTATATCTGGAATATTATGTGTTGTATTTGGACATGCGAGCATTTACCTGAATTGAATATATATGGTATACTCGTGTGAGAAGGAGTTGATTTAATGCCGGAGATATCTTTGTTTTATGGTATAAGAATAACAATGAACTGGAATGAACATAATCCACCACATTTCCATGTTGAGTATGCTGGCTATAAAGCGTCCGTATTAATACAAAATGGGGTTATAGATAAAGGATATATACCTAATAGGCAACTAAAACTTGTGCTTGCTTGGTGTGAGATACATAGAGATGAGCTAATGCAAAATTGGGAGTTGGCTAGACAGGATAAACCTCTTAATCGTATAAATCCACTTATTTAGGAGGTGCGTAGCTGTGCAAGATTTAGATTTTACATATTTTTATCCAAAAGTGTGCCAGGTATTTCCCAATGAGTCTTACGGGTTGTATGTTTACTTCAACGATGGATCTGTTAGATTTTATGATGTTAGGCATTTGTTAAACAAAGATACAGTTTTTGAGCCTTTGCAGGATATCAATGTATTTAAATCTACGTTGACTATACTTAATGATACAGTTGCATGGGATTTAAAGGGCAATAGGGATGAGAGAGATTGTATAGACATTGACCCGTTAGTGCTTTTTGAGGCTCCTATAGTGGAGGATCCTTTAATTTGATATCTTTAAAAGATGTTGTAGGTAATGGATATAAGGATTTTTGGGAGTTTACAGGACGGTATAGAGTTGTTAAAGGTAGTAGAGCTAGTAAGAAATCTAAGACTACGGCCTTATATTATATAGTTAATCTTGTGAAACACCCTAAAGCTAATCTATTAGTTGTACGTAAGACTTATAGGACGCTTAAGGATTCTTGTTTTACGGAGCTCAAATGGGCTATAAATAGATTAGGTGTACAGGATTATTTTGATATTAAAGAGAGTCCTTTGGAGATTATATACATACCTACAGGGCAAAGGATTTATTTTAGAGGTTTAGATGATCCATTTAAAGTAACATCGATCACAGTTGAGGTTGGTTATTTATGTTGGATGTGGCTTGAGGAAGCCTATGAGATCAGCAATGAAGATGATTTTAATGTTTTGTATGAATCTATAAGGGGTAGCTTAGATGCTGCTCCTTTTTTATTTAAACAAATAACTCTCACACTAAATCCTTGGAATGAAAAGCATTGGATTAAGAAAAGGTTTTTTGATACTAAGGATGATGAAATTTTAGCTATGACGACAAATTATATGTGTAATGAGTGGCTAGATAAATCTGATTTAAGAGTGTTTGAGACTATGAGGATCAATAATCCTAAAAGATATAAAGTCGCTGGATTAGGTGAGTGGGGTATAGTTGATGGACTTGTATATGATAATTGGGTAGAGCAGAGTTTTGATTTGAATGAAGTGCTAAAAATATCAGGTATACAATCAGCGTTTGGATTAGATTTTGGTTACACCAATGATCCATCAGCTTTGTTTTGTGGACTTATTGATAATGCTAATAAGATTATTTATGTGTTTGATGAGATGTACCAAAAGAGTATGTCTAATGAGGATATATATAATGAGATATTGAAACAGGGGTATGCAAAAGAAAGAATAATAGCTGATAGTGCTGAACCTAAATCTATTGATAGGCTTAGAGTATTAGGTCTCTATAGGATTAGAGGAGCTAGAAAAGGTCGGGATAGTGTTAATAACGGTATTGATTATATACAGGGATTTAAAATTGTAATACATCC from Candidatus Arthromitus sp. SFB-mouse-Japan harbors:
- a CDS encoding DUF4160 domain-containing protein codes for the protein MPEISLFYGIRITMNWNEHNPPHFHVEYAGYKASVLIQNGVIDKGYIPNRQLKLVLAWCEIHRDELMQNWELARQDKPLNRINPLI
- a CDS encoding DUF2442 domain-containing protein, producing the protein MSKDVHYYMSKGMERKVAEYFASGIKKIISVNPNKDYTLTLSYDDGSIRLYDCKPFLLKDTVFEPFMEWDNFRRVYFSSNGRKFCWDVDPEVDSNEV
- a CDS encoding carbohydrate-binding domain-containing protein; translated protein: MRKSNKLMQAVMAGILLFTFSGCATNSVSSATNSSQNVSSENTNGSSTNSTPTNPSTASGVTTLTQSVISKELKSKDYEIDYDENSSTKINLLNDQINFSGDGVLVKDKTVTINKAGTYIIDGNLENGQIIVDVDKTEDVRIVLNGVNIHNESSTAIYVKSADKLVMTLKEGTINTLSGGDNYINIDDNNIDGVIFSKDDLTINGNGQLNLTSNYKHAIVSKNDLNIVSGIFNIVSADQGLSGKDSVRIYGGVFNIKSNGQGIRSKNEEELEKGNIYIAGGNFEIESVQDAMNATGSVVIDDGVFNIKTDDDGIHADVEAVINSGDINILESYEGIEGYRVIINGGNINISSSDDGINASNPNVTSNEPAGGRNLPQGNNSTDVTNTLNNNPAPPNDGMMRNGGGRGPMMADENVYITINDGNIVIDAQGDGIDSNGNITINNGNILVSSKSDNGENALDYDGNITINGGILIGVGGSPMHQNLNENSSQPSISYNVSNGNGNDVELKDSNSNVIVSWKAPKTYNSIFITHPSLKLNEKYTLVSGTESIDITIDNLLTTNITRGSGGRGQRPPRSEEFQPSMEPTNVQ
- a CDS encoding helix-turn-helix domain-containing protein, coding for MDELIDCLIAHRKARRWSQRDLADVLSMPLSVIARFETKKVVPDSI
- a CDS encoding sensor histidine kinase, which produces MVDRLQRKFMLITTTTLFLVLFIFVITLNLINIININRQSDSLLSLIQEYDGNLPREFKDVKPKNIYDFYGFINKNDYNKRVPIHNIYFSVKIFYDGSILVNIRNNDSIDILDAKSLAENVINSNRYKGYKGFYKFLVSDMYGYKLVSFVDSSNDISKSVDFAIISMFVVILFVCIFGIILNFVSKYAIKPFIDNIEKQKVFITNAGHEIKTPLAIILANTEVIEIFNGENEWTKSTINQVKRLDGLVKRLLSLSKMDENNFRIDRKEVYFGKIVSEIVNDFEVYANTKNLKIIRNIDEDLMFNCSEEYIRDLVSILIDNAIKYCDDCGKIEVFLNYKGGKIEFCVSNTFNNGINGNMDYLFDRFYRMDNSRSRDTGGYGLGLSIADSIVRHHKGKIDAFYKDGKISFNIVFNKIN
- a CDS encoding DUF4160 domain-containing protein — translated: MKYLLCHICYYIKCKEIEIKEVKDMPEICRFRGIIISINWNDHNPPHFRATYSDYEVSVDILNLEVRDGKFPNLQLKMLLGWAAFHQIELLENWELARENKTLFKIEPLR
- a CDS encoding cation-translocating P-type ATPase; translation: MWHSKSIEDISKTLNTNIKTGLSNSCASKLLNENGKNELTEGSKRSLIKLIFDQINNILVYILILTGIISFFLGEPEESIIIFIVIILNATIGIIQENKAEKSLEALKNLSSPKAIVKRDNKIIEISSKDLVVGDIIILDAGRIIPADIRFFECVNLKVDESALTGESLPTEKNTNIISNNESIPIADRKNIGYMSTIVTYGRGEGIVVSTGMNTEIGKIASFLNNSKNELTPLQKKLNILGKNIGILTIIICIIIMIVGLIQGNKLFDIFFIAISLAVAAIPEGLSTIVAIVLALGVQKMIKKNAIIRKLSSVETLGSVNIICSDKTGTLTVNKMTVIEYFINNSKFDAREFKNDDNTKKLFIRSMTLCNDASYSNDEEVGDPTEIALLKFAGKNIENDTFKRIREIPFDSDRKLMTTVNNIHDIFYSFTKGALDNLLNLCDKISIKGEIVELTDDIRNNILNTAEEMANSALRTLAFAYKEIINLTKDNYENNLIFLGMVGMIDPPRKEVKQSIEIAKRSGIKTIMITGDHKNTAFAIGKELNIANDISETMLGSEIDKLTDDELNNKIKNVTIFARVSPEHKVKIVRALKSVGNIVSMTGDGVNDAPSLKMADVGIAMGITGTDVCKNASDIILTDDNFKTIITAVEEGRNIFNNIKKSIIFLLTCNLGEILTIFISILFKFPVPLSPIHLLWINLITDSLPALSLGVDTYDKNIMNNKPRKGNKNLISKSNIIKLILNGFIIGIVSITSFLTRYKKVNLIYAQSMAFIVLSFSQLFLSLSIRSEKEYLFKIGLFSNMKLIYSILLGVIIQIILIKIPSFNSFFNTQNLSTNDWIISIILSLIPFIISELLKAFTHKK
- a CDS encoding DUF4956 domain-containing protein translates to MFDWFFNSILIGNASSSVSGKNILICMAVSLVLGFCIAYIYMFKNVYSKGFIVTLTLMPAIVQLVIMLVNGNLGAGVAVTGAFSLVRFRSAPGSAKEIISIFLAMAVGLATGMGYIGVAVLFVIVMGILNIILNATKFGEGPPRQKTLKITIPESLDYTNIFDDIFTKYLKNWEIYQVRSINMGSLFKIEYKVVIKNSINEKQMIDDIRCRNGNLEIMIGKNLPSREEL
- a CDS encoding YaaR family protein, translating into MRISGLKSKDNKNNIVSNIKVNRNKVDNLNSEIDNKFSDKSKKELKELLDSIKKKGNKVVATKEYNDVIEYKRLVKQYLNKVLDDIYSLNKFSDAFNSRYYLTVDIIDQKLKDLTNQVIGEEKDNLYIVTTIDEIQGLILDVYK
- a CDS encoding polyphosphate polymerase domain-containing protein, whose amino-acid sequence is MKTFMRYEKKYMLNEEKYSCLMDVFESQMEDDIFSRSSICNIYFDTPNFELIRNSLDKPVYKEKLRMRSYGVPDEDGYVFIELKKKYNGIVYKRREKMNIYDAENYLYFNNYPESDTQVIREIDWVLNYYKSIMPKMYISYDRIAMRGIYDDDLRITFDKNILYRDDCLDLKSGIWGDRVIREDEYLMEIKITGGMPLWLCRILNDLGIYPISFSKYGVAYQIKEGYRNSIGSVSPYIGGFAC
- a CDS encoding dATP/dGTP diphosphohydrolase domain-containing protein codes for the protein MRTFASGAIRDDNDCKGRCDLLPLDIVINVKEDKPLNLIHNFKVSGEVEHLIDLLKLEMNEDIYNVLLDVSHRFGLGAIKYGDHNWQKGIPANVYIDSGTRHYLKYMRGDDDEDHRAAYIWNIMCCIWTCEHLPELNIYGILV
- a CDS encoding terminase small subunit encodes the protein MTKKQERFIIEYLIDLNATQAAIRSGYSKKTAYSIGSELLSKPEIKSRIAGYMQEMKSARVAELEEVLEYLTSVMRGESRACVVAVEGTGDGCSSANIISKPPDERERLKAAELLGRRYGMFNDKLKVDSVIPVVIKEDL